Genomic segment of Paenibacillus sp. FSL R5-0912:
AGAGCGCAAGCTCGCGGCATAACTGCAGAATAGCGGAGCGGATCTCAAAGACCTCACGGGAATCCGGGAGCTCCATCTGCTGAAATTCCTGCTGCAGATCATCCAGCAACTTCTCGGTCCGGCCGGTATATTCCTCGGCCAGCACATCGCCGCTAAGCTGATCGAACAGCTCCGCAACCATATCACCATGCGGCAGCTGGCGGTATACCTGAGAGAGAAGCTGCATCATATTCTGGATCGATTCCAGCTGCTCCTTGCGCATGTAGAAGTACACATTCCAGGCTTCATCCGGATGGATCACATGATTCTCCATCTCCCTCGAAGCCGCGGTCAGACCCTTCTGCACCGCTTCACCGGCTCCGATCAGTTCCTTCCCGTCCCACACATACGCGGGATCACGCAGGGTTCTGGCAATCTGCCGGAAAATAACCGAGAAATAGCTGTCCACCTCTTTGCGGATCCCGGCAATCATGCCTCCGGTCTGCGGCATATAGATGAAGTTGACGAGTCCGGCCGAACCCAGGCCGATAATCAGCAGCTCAATCTGCTGCAGCAGGATGTGAACGGTAATGTCAGCTTGTCCAAAAACACGGAACACAATAACGGAGCTGGTGACAATCCCCTCTTTGAAGCCGGATTTGACGATAAGCGGGAAGCCGAACAGTACATATAGTCCGAGAACCCAATAATGAAAGCCCAGGGTAAAAAAGAGAATACAACCCAAAAAGAGTCCCACCAGCGAGGCAAAGAAGCGTGCCGTGATCGTGCGGAGACTCCTTTTGCGCGTCGTTTCTACCCCGAGAATAGCCAGCAGTCCCGCGCTTTGCGCATTGGGAATACCTGCGGCGGCTGCCAGCAGAATGGACAGCAGAGTTGCAGCCGCCGTTTTGATAATACGAAATCCCATGTTAATACCTCTCCTACAAAGTTCAGCTTCAATATTCAGGTAAAGATATAGTCATGGTACAAGATTTTGCCGGGAGACACAATATTACATTATTCTACCTCCGCGACAATAACAGCTTCTCTACATACACAACAAGCTGATACATGGCTGTAGCCACCGCCGCGATGATAAGCAGACTGGACATGACTAGAGTGAAATTGAACACTTGAAAGCCATAGATAATCAGATAACCCAGCCCCGATTTGGCCACCAGAAATTCCCCAACAATGACTCCGACCCAGGACATCCCGACATTCACCTTCAGCGTGGAGACCACTGCGGGGAAGGACGCCGGAAGAATCACCTTGTTGAATTCCTGTACTCTGGAAGCGCCGAATGACCGGACAACCTTAACCAGATTCGGGTCCACACTGCAAAAGCTGTTGTACACCACCAGAGTGGTAATAATCACCGTAATGGATAACGTGGTGACCACAATCGCAGTGAAACCGGCGCCGAACATAACAATGAAGATCGGACCCAGCGCAACCTTCGGCATACTGTTGAAGACGACCATATAAGGATCAAGTACGGCAGACAGAAAAGGCGACCACCAGATGATCACAGCCAGCAGCGTCCCTAGCAGGGTTCCGAGAATAAATCCGACTACGGTCTCTCCTACAGTCATCCCCAGATGAGGCCAAAGACTGCCGCTGACCATGTCATCCCAAATTTGCCGGAACACTTTCGTCGGGTAGCTGAAGAGCAGTTCATCGATCCAGCCCAGCCTGGCCCCCGCTTCCCAGAGCACAAAGAACAGGATCAGGATACTGCCTCTTACGATCAGAACCTGAGTCTTGCGGCGCAGCTTCTTCTTCCTGTAGTCCGCATGCTTTTGTTCCAGCCAAAGTGCACGGGAGGCCGCCACTTCTGCGGGCAATTCGCTCTTCACACGCCTTCCCTCCCTGCCAGCTCCATTTCCTTCCACACTTCATGAAAAAGCTCCGCGAATCCGGGCAAGTCCCGCGCATACAGCGGCGGGGTACTGCGGATGGCTTCCGGAACCTGAAAAATCCTGCGGATCTTTCCCGGATTCCGCTGGAGCAGAATGACCCGGCTGCTGACGGCGATCGCCTCAGACAGGTCGTGAGTAACCAGAATGGCCGTTGTTCCCCGGCGCATTAGCGTCTCCGAGACCAGATCCTCCAGCTGCAGCTTAATCTGGTAATCCAGCGCGGAGAACGGTTCATCCAGCAGCAGCAGGCCGGGATCTGTCGCCAGCGTCCGCACCAGAGCGACGCGTTGGCGCATTCCGCCCGAGAGCTGAGCCGGAAAGGCAAGCTCCTTGCCCGCTAGCCCCATATCGGCCAGCAGCTGCAGGGTTTTGCTGCGCGACTCTTCATCCAGCCTTCCGGTCAGCTCCAGACCAAGCAGTGCATTATCCTGAATGCTCCTCCAGGGAAACAGATAATCCTGCTGCAGCATATAGCCTACTTCAGGAGACGGCCCATCCGCTGAGCGTCCGCTGAGCAAAACTTCGCCACGCGAGGGCCGCAGCAGCCCGGCAATGATCGACAGCAGCGTCGTCTTGCCGCAACCGCTGGGCCCGACGAGGCTGACGAACTCACCCTGGCCCACGCTGAGATTGAAATCCTCGATCGCAAGCGAAGCCTCGCGGTCTCCCAGATAGGCGTGCGTGATTTCCTTCAACTCCACTACTGGAAGCATATCAGCCCTCCTAAAAGTTTTGCGTAAAAATCACATCCTCGATTCTTCTTTGCAGCAAAACTCGCTTCGGAAGCATCAACTTAGTTTGTGAGCATTACTTCTCACGATTTTGCTTCGAACAAACTAGCTCCGGAAGCATCACAACCCTACTTAATGCTGCTCTTTCGCTTTTTCAGCAAAAGTGTTATCCACAATCTTGCTCGAAGGGACACGTTCCTTCAGCTCACCGGCGTTATCGATCACATCAAGCAGATTGTTCCATTCTTTATCATCAATAACCGGGTTTACCGCATAGGTGTCCTGTTCTTTATAGCGGCTGATGGCAGAGACGACAATATTCCGGTCCGTTTTATCAAAATAAGGCATAACCGCATCAGCGATTTCTTCCGCGCTATGATCCTTCACCCACAATTGTGCACGCTGGATGGCATTGGTGAATTTCTGCACCGTGTCTTTGTTTTTGCTGATGTAGCTCTCCTTGGACATGAACACGGTATACGGGAGATAACCGCTCTCTACACCGAATGAAGCGACAACCTGGCCCCTTCCTTCACTCTCGAAGATCGATGCCTGCGGTTCAAACAGCTGTACATAATCCCCTGTCCCGGAAGCAAAGGCGCCGGCAATATTGGCAAAATCAATATTCTGAATCAGTGTCAGATCCCTGGTGGTATCAATCCCCTTGTTCAGGAGGGTAAATGCGCCGGCCATTTGCGGCATGCCGCCTTGCCGTTGACCCAGGAAGGTTGACCCTTTAACTTTGTCCCATGTGAAAGTACTGTCCGGTGTACGTGCGAATAGGAATGTTCCATCCCGCTGCGTGAGCTGGGCAAAATTGATCACAGGGTCATCCGCTCCCTGCTGATACACATAAATCGAAGTTTCCGAACCGACCAGCGCTACATCTATAGCTCCGGAGAGCAGCGCCGTCATCGTTTTATCCCCGCCCGGTATGGTCTGCAGCTCCACATCCAGCCCTTCATCCTTGAAGAAATTCTGGGACAACGCCACATACTCCGGCGCGTAGAACACGGAGCGGGTAACCTCACCGATCTTCACCTTCACTACAGCCGAATCACCGCCACACCCGGCGAGTACTGCAAAACACATGACAATCATCATGAGCGGCAATGACAGTTTTTTCTTGAGATTCATCTTCATTCTCCTTTCTTCCCGGGTCTTTCGCCCTTGCTCTATGCATATGCGGTTGCCCGCCGAAAGGTTAAAGACCTGTATTGCTATCGTTTGCACAAAAAAACTGCATTCTATAAAGCGATTTGTATATATTTTCGGTCGATTTTCCGGATAGGCATTAATATAATGGTCATATCAGGTAATAAAACAGACTAAATCAAAGCATTAAAGCGATAACTCCAGATTAACTTGGTCAAAACCGATCCTATGACAGTATATATCAATATTCAGGTTGTGCAAACGTTTTACCAATAGTAGGGTTTCCAATAAGATGTAACAATAAAGCGCTTACGAAGTTACATATAATGAAGCGAAATATCCCGAATGCCTGAAAGGAGTTTTAATTCTATGTCTCGTTCTTCATCAGTTATGCCAACAACCCGTTTGGTGCATGCCTTAGCAATCACTGGCCTGGCTGCGGTGCTGCTGGCCGGTTGCAGCAGTACTGCGCGCACAGGCGGAAATCAAGCTGCCGGTGTCTCATCCGCACAACCTTCCTCCCCCGTTCACAGTACAGAACCGGAATCAGGGACAGGAATACAGAACAACGGCGCTGGGCAACCTGCCGCTAATCCGAATGCAGCTGTAGACGAGCAGCCTTCCACCGTATTTTATGAAATCTTCGTCCGCTCCTTCTACGATTCTGACGGGGATGGTATCGGTGATCTGCAGGGGATCACGGAGAAACTGGATTATTTAAATGACGGCGACCCGGGGACCCATGAGGATCTGGGTGTAGGAGGAATATGGCTGATGCCGGTTAACCCCTCGCCCAGCTATCACGGTTATGATGTAACCGATTACCGGAGTATTAATCCGGACTATGGAACGCTCGAAGATATGCAGACACTGATCAAGGAGGCACATAAACGGGGCATCAAGGTAATTATGGATCTGGTGGTGAACCATACGTCCAAGGCTCATCCCTGGTTTGTGGATTCAGCCAGGAATCTAGGCAGCCAATACCGCAGCTGGTATATCTGGGCAGAAGAT
This window contains:
- a CDS encoding aromatic acid exporter family protein: MGFRIIKTAAATLLSILLAAAAGIPNAQSAGLLAILGVETTRKRSLRTITARFFASLVGLFLGCILFFTLGFHYWVLGLYVLFGFPLIVKSGFKEGIVTSSVIVFRVFGQADITVHILLQQIELLIIGLGSAGLVNFIYMPQTGGMIAGIRKEVDSYFSVIFRQIARTLRDPAYVWDGKELIGAGEAVQKGLTAASREMENHVIHPDEAWNVYFYMRKEQLESIQNMMQLLSQVYRQLPHGDMVAELFDQLSGDVLAEEYTGRTEKLLDDLQQEFQQMELPDSREVFEIRSAILQLCRELALYLKIAKRYKSPVDPRPVKDKLPAKGKA
- a CDS encoding ABC transporter permease; translated protein: MRRKTQVLIVRGSILILFFVLWEAGARLGWIDELLFSYPTKVFRQIWDDMVSGSLWPHLGMTVGETVVGFILGTLLGTLLAVIIWWSPFLSAVLDPYMVVFNSMPKVALGPIFIVMFGAGFTAIVVTTLSITVIITTLVVYNSFCSVDPNLVKVVRSFGASRVQEFNKVILPASFPAVVSTLKVNVGMSWVGVIVGEFLVAKSGLGYLIIYGFQVFNFTLVMSSLLIIAAVATAMYQLVVYVEKLLLSRR
- a CDS encoding ABC transporter ATP-binding protein; this encodes MLPVVELKEITHAYLGDREASLAIEDFNLSVGQGEFVSLVGPSGCGKTTLLSIIAGLLRPSRGEVLLSGRSADGPSPEVGYMLQQDYLFPWRSIQDNALLGLELTGRLDEESRSKTLQLLADMGLAGKELAFPAQLSGGMRQRVALVRTLATDPGLLLLDEPFSALDYQIKLQLEDLVSETLMRRGTTAILVTHDLSEAIAVSSRVILLQRNPGKIRRIFQVPEAIRSTPPLYARDLPGFAELFHEVWKEMELAGREGV
- a CDS encoding ABC transporter substrate-binding protein; protein product: MKMNLKKKLSLPLMMIVMCFAVLAGCGGDSAVVKVKIGEVTRSVFYAPEYVALSQNFFKDEGLDVELQTIPGGDKTMTALLSGAIDVALVGSETSIYVYQQGADDPVINFAQLTQRDGTFLFARTPDSTFTWDKVKGSTFLGQRQGGMPQMAGAFTLLNKGIDTTRDLTLIQNIDFANIAGAFASGTGDYVQLFEPQASIFESEGRGQVVASFGVESGYLPYTVFMSKESYISKNKDTVQKFTNAIQRAQLWVKDHSAEEIADAVMPYFDKTDRNIVVSAISRYKEQDTYAVNPVIDDKEWNNLLDVIDNAGELKERVPSSKIVDNTFAEKAKEQH